The following are encoded together in the Rana temporaria chromosome 12, aRanTem1.1, whole genome shotgun sequence genome:
- the LOC120919096 gene encoding Golgi apparatus membrane protein TVP23 homolog B-like, protein MMRQDSLDETEDVSLFDADEENTRRPKQKKIKHPLASFFHLFFRVSAILVYILCELVSSSFIACMVTIILLLSCDFWAVKNITGRLMVGLRWWNQVDDDGKSHWVYESRKAGQGKKSASDAESRIFWLGLVTCPIIWVIFAFSALFSFKVKWLAVVIMGVTLQGANLYGYIKCKVGSPKNLTSIASNYLGGQFLKQTFSRNTQAES, encoded by the exons ATGATGCGGCAG GACAGTCTGGATGAGACGGAGGACGTCTCTCTCTTCGATGCGGATGAAGAAAACACGCGGCGGCcgaaacaaaagaaaataaa GCACCCCCTGGCATCGTTCTTCCACCTCTTCTTCCGGGTGAGCGCCATCCTGGTGTACATCCTGTGTGAGCTCGTCTCCAGCAGCTTCATCGCCTGCATGGTCACCATCATCCTCCTCCTGTCATGTGACTTCTGGGCGGTCAAG AACATCACAGGAAGACTGATGGTGGGTCTGCGGTGGTGGAACCAGGTGGACGATGACGGGAAGAGCCATTGGGTGTACGAGTCCAGGAAG GCCGGTCAGGGAAAGAAGAGCGCCTCCGACGCCGAGTCCCGGATCTTCTGGTTGGGTCTCGTCACTTGTCCTATCATTTGGGTCATCTTTGCGTTCAGCGCCCTCTTCTCATTCAAAGTGAAGTGGCTG gctgttGTCATTATGGGCGTCACCCTTCAAGGCGCAAACCTCTACGGCTACATCAAGTGTAAAGTGGGTTCTCCAAAAAACCTGACCAGTATCGCCAGCAACTACCTGGGGGGGCAGTTCCTCAAGCAG ACATTTTCAAGGAACACCCAGGCGGAATCTTAG